A stretch of the Vibrio sp. YMD68 genome encodes the following:
- a CDS encoding helix-turn-helix transcriptional regulator, with the protein MNFYQKGGSEYLFVCDLFKELRKKSNLSQADAANHIGVNQSFISKFENGHTGIDLFDALALLDLYGIDHVDFFYMLDQFKKKEIRKGALLHYFLSRS; encoded by the coding sequence GTGAATTTCTATCAGAAAGGAGGAAGTGAATATTTATTTGTCTGTGACCTGTTTAAGGAGCTTCGGAAAAAAAGCAACTTATCTCAGGCTGACGCGGCCAACCATATCGGTGTTAACCAATCTTTCATTTCCAAGTTTGAAAATGGTCATACTGGGATTGACCTATTTGATGCATTAGCTCTCCTTGACTTGTATGGTATCGATCATGTTGATTTTTTCTATATGCTTGATCAGTTTAAAAAAAAGGAGATTAGAAAAGGTGCTCTACTCCACTACTTTTTATCAAGAAGCTAA
- a CDS encoding dual specificity protein phosphatase family protein, with the protein MCNGKVIFVSQREAETIHPEPGVAMISITDPGKPLAELGSWELIYRDSFFDGGYSEDAIHIHKDEFRMRYCSYIDSEQAEKLKNFISQLISSGVNKIYVHCYFGRSRSGAVAKYLVDQFGFESNKPIESPNMTVYKLLCNPVRFEPLIQQYEQAAKAPKEEKQPTISQKFVDLLMVALGLKK; encoded by the coding sequence ATGTGTAACGGAAAAGTTATTTTTGTTAGCCAGAGAGAGGCTGAGACTATTCACCCAGAGCCCGGAGTAGCAATGATTTCTATCACCGATCCGGGAAAACCTTTAGCTGAACTCGGTTCCTGGGAGCTGATATACAGAGATTCTTTTTTTGATGGAGGCTATAGTGAAGACGCTATCCACATCCATAAAGATGAGTTTCGAATGCGCTATTGTTCTTATATTGATTCAGAACAGGCAGAGAAACTAAAAAATTTCATATCTCAACTAATCTCTTCTGGAGTGAATAAAATCTACGTTCACTGCTATTTTGGTCGTTCACGCAGCGGAGCTGTTGCTAAATACCTGGTGGATCAGTTTGGTTTTGAAAGCAATAAACCAATTGAGAGCCCAAATATGACTGTATATAAATTGCTATGTAATCCAGTACGGTTTGAACCCTTGATCCAGCAATATGAACAAGCTGCTAAAGCTCCTAAAGAAGAAAAGCAACCAACAATCTCCCAGAAGTTCGTAGATTTATTGATGGTAGCTTTAGGGCTTAAAAAATAA
- a CDS encoding LPD1 domain-containing protein, which produces MPDKERQLFVNNSFYAFKVLAHILEIPDGWIGLGGQLGIAFGARGQGKASAHYEPDLNIINLTRRSGPGAISHEWFHGVDALLARSRGYEGKLISEFITGVDMENAPDKFRKNILLMRNIITKQLCSGTKYFNQSQKLAGQKGARKYWIERSEMLARAFEAFVQDSLISKGISCDWLVMDTLLSDVPKEHHDKHPYPQGDERKNLNYSMFNLMKGIWSN; this is translated from the coding sequence ATGCCAGACAAAGAACGTCAACTGTTTGTAAACAATAGCTTTTATGCATTCAAGGTATTAGCTCATATATTAGAGATACCAGACGGATGGATAGGGCTTGGAGGACAACTTGGCATAGCTTTCGGCGCAAGGGGGCAGGGGAAAGCAAGCGCCCATTATGAGCCAGACCTAAATATCATCAATTTGACTCGGCGGAGTGGACCTGGTGCAATTTCTCACGAGTGGTTCCACGGAGTTGATGCACTTCTGGCAAGGTCTAGAGGATATGAGGGTAAATTGATCAGTGAGTTTATTACTGGCGTAGACATGGAAAACGCACCTGATAAGTTCAGGAAAAACATTCTCCTTATGAGGAATATCATTACTAAGCAACTTTGCTCTGGTACTAAGTATTTCAATCAATCACAGAAACTGGCAGGCCAGAAGGGAGCGCGAAAATACTGGATAGAAAGAAGCGAGATGTTAGCCAGGGCTTTTGAAGCTTTTGTCCAGGACTCACTTATAAGCAAAGGAATAAGTTGTGATTGGCTTGTTATGGACACTTTACTTTCAGATGTGCCTAAAGAACATCATGACAAGCATCCTTACCCGCAAGGCGATGAACGCAAGAATTTAAACTACTCGATGTTTAATCTAATGAAAGGGATTTGGAGTAATTAG